From a single Stackebrandtia endophytica genomic region:
- a CDS encoding alpha/beta fold hydrolase, whose amino-acid sequence MREWVRRWRRWVTLGVVVAVVAAAGLVWWGTSGPPPHTTEELRIAVGSDEPAELDARLYLPEQVPAPAVLLAHGFGGTKDSVSESAEQLAGRGYVVLTYTARGFGASGGLIHLNSPQYEVADASELLTFLAERPEVQRDGEGDPRVAAVGGSYGGALSLLLAGYDDRVDAIVPQITWNSLAESLFPNYGDHADTTAIVSDEEGESVEPEDTPAGYDGVFKSAWAGLFYATGLAPGGLAGPPAPDAESPVSPVALDPACGRWAPEVCAVYQDIAASGRLTDEARTLLDASSPSSIVSLIEAPTLLIQGQADSLFDLAQADANARGIINAPVKVAWYSGGHDAAGTPSDQERIDYLTGQWLDHYLKGEGEAPGDDFTFSRIGGVTSRSSDLATMGLTRETYPGLSGSEEPLAEPATAEVVQTIASPPSGTPAALSSLPSLGQLSTLAGNTGFGADIPGQFAMVETAPVTETVDIVGAPQVSLRVASPTGEAVLFVKLYDVDSSGQGRLSNGLIAPVRLSGLSEDIADAEEVTVTLPGIVQRLEPGHHLRIVVATADQSFHGPVEPVEYTVAMPSEVIVPQTAATPLPSQDSAWFVALIVLVVGLPAAGLAAWVIARVRHRRRDRSVEAEIADTPLVVRGLRKTYGDGFVAVDGVDFTVERGQVVGLLGPNGAGKTTSLRTLMGLLQPTEGEMRVFGHKVTPGAPVLSRLGALVEGPGLLPHLSGMDNLKLYWRSTGRPESEAEFDTVVRIADLGDRIHRKVRKYSHGMKQRIAIAQAMLGLPELLVLDEPTDGLDPPQIAEMRRVLHDYASDGRAVLVSSHLLAEVEQTCTHVVVMSRGRVVGKGEVKDVIGSGGRLEDAFLELVE is encoded by the coding sequence ATGCGTGAGTGGGTGCGTCGTTGGCGGCGTTGGGTGACGCTCGGGGTCGTTGTGGCGGTCGTGGCCGCGGCCGGCCTGGTGTGGTGGGGGACTTCGGGCCCGCCGCCTCACACGACCGAGGAGCTGCGCATCGCCGTGGGCAGCGACGAACCCGCCGAGTTGGATGCCCGGCTGTACCTGCCCGAGCAGGTGCCCGCCCCGGCGGTCCTGCTGGCGCACGGTTTCGGCGGAACCAAGGATTCGGTATCGGAGTCGGCCGAACAGCTCGCCGGTCGCGGGTACGTCGTGTTGACCTACACCGCGCGCGGGTTCGGGGCCTCCGGTGGCCTCATTCATCTGAACTCCCCGCAGTACGAGGTGGCCGACGCCTCCGAACTGCTGACCTTCCTGGCCGAACGTCCGGAGGTCCAGCGAGACGGCGAGGGGGACCCGCGCGTCGCGGCGGTGGGCGGCTCCTACGGTGGCGCGTTGTCGTTGCTGTTGGCCGGCTACGACGACCGCGTCGATGCGATCGTCCCGCAGATCACCTGGAACAGTCTCGCCGAGTCGCTGTTCCCCAACTACGGGGACCACGCCGACACCACCGCCATCGTGTCCGATGAGGAGGGTGAGTCCGTCGAGCCGGAGGACACCCCCGCCGGCTACGACGGCGTCTTCAAGTCGGCGTGGGCGGGCCTGTTCTATGCGACCGGGTTGGCCCCGGGCGGCCTGGCCGGCCCACCCGCCCCCGACGCGGAGTCGCCGGTCAGCCCGGTGGCCCTGGACCCGGCGTGTGGTCGGTGGGCTCCCGAGGTGTGCGCGGTGTACCAGGACATCGCCGCGTCCGGTCGACTCACCGACGAGGCGCGGACCCTGCTGGACGCCAGCAGTCCGTCGTCGATCGTCAGCCTGATCGAGGCGCCGACTCTGCTGATTCAGGGTCAGGCGGACTCGCTGTTCGATCTGGCGCAGGCCGACGCGAACGCCCGCGGAATCATCAACGCGCCGGTGAAGGTCGCGTGGTACTCGGGTGGGCATGACGCCGCCGGTACTCCCAGCGACCAGGAACGCATCGACTACCTGACCGGGCAGTGGCTCGACCACTACCTCAAGGGTGAGGGGGAGGCCCCCGGCGACGACTTCACGTTCTCGCGCATCGGCGGGGTGACCTCCCGCAGTTCCGACCTGGCGACCATGGGCCTGACGCGGGAGACCTACCCCGGGCTGAGTGGGTCGGAGGAACCGCTGGCGGAGCCGGCGACCGCCGAGGTGGTGCAGACGATCGCCAGCCCACCGTCGGGTACTCCGGCGGCGCTGTCCTCGTTGCCGTCGTTGGGTCAGTTGTCGACGTTGGCGGGTAACACCGGGTTCGGTGCCGACATCCCGGGGCAGTTCGCGATGGTGGAGACCGCTCCGGTGACCGAGACGGTGGACATCGTCGGTGCGCCGCAGGTGTCGTTGCGGGTGGCCTCGCCGACCGGTGAGGCGGTCCTGTTCGTCAAGTTGTACGACGTCGACTCCTCCGGCCAGGGGCGTCTGTCCAATGGGCTCATCGCGCCGGTTCGGTTGTCGGGGTTGAGTGAGGACATCGCCGACGCCGAAGAGGTCACGGTCACGCTGCCGGGCATCGTGCAGCGGTTGGAGCCGGGGCATCATCTGCGCATCGTGGTCGCGACCGCGGATCAGTCCTTCCACGGCCCGGTCGAACCGGTGGAGTACACCGTGGCGATGCCGTCCGAGGTGATCGTTCCGCAGACCGCCGCAACGCCGTTGCCCTCACAGGACAGTGCCTGGTTTGTGGCGTTGATCGTCCTGGTGGTCGGTTTGCCGGCTGCGGGCTTGGCGGCGTGGGTGATCGCGCGGGTCCGGCATCGGCGTCGCGACCGCAGCGTCGAGGCGGAGATCGCGGACACTCCCTTGGTCGTCAGGGGACTGCGTAAGACCTATGGGGACGGTTTCGTCGCCGTCGACGGGGTTGATTTCACAGTGGAGCGTGGCCAGGTGGTGGGTCTGTTGGGCCCCAACGGAGCCGGCAAGACCACGAGCCTGCGGACACTGATGGGCTTGCTGCAGCCCACCGAGGGCGAGATGCGGGTGTTCGGGCACAAGGTCACTCCCGGCGCGCCGGTGCTGTCCCGGCTGGGCGCCCTGGTTGAGGGGCCGGGGCTGTTGCCGCATCTGTCGGGTATGGACAATCTGAAGCTGTACTGGCGTTCGACGGGGCGGCCGGAGTCGGAGGCGGAGTTCGACACCGTGGTGCGCATCGCCGACTTGGGCGACCGGATACATCGCAAGGTGCGTAAGTATTCCCACGGTATGAAGCAACGCATCGCGATCGCTCAGGCGATGCTGGGCCTGCCGGAGCTGCTGGTGTTGGACGAGCCCACCGACGGGCTCGATCCGCCGCAGATCGCCGAGATGCGTCGGGTGCTGCACGACTACGCCTCCGACGGTCGGGCGGTCCTGGTGTCGTCGCACCTGTTGGCCGAGGTGGAACAGACCTGTACTCACGTCGTGGTCATGAGCCGGGGCCGAGTCGTCGGCAAGGGCGAGGTCAAGGACGTCATCGGTTCGGGCGGCCGCCTGGAGGACGCATTCCTGGAGTTGGTGGAGTAA
- a CDS encoding ABC transporter ATP-binding protein produces the protein MTDHSGEAPVVEARIRVDRGDFRLDVDLSVAAGEIVALLGPNGAGKTTTLRAIAGLTALTTGVIRVDGRDWDRPSDRFVAPADRSIGMVFQDYLLFPHMTIRDNVAFGLRARGVTAKQSGKTADHWLDVVGLSTHAASKPGGLSGGQAQRAALARALAIEPRLLLLDEPLAALDAGTRMVIRGELSRHLDRFSGATVMVTHDPLDAMILADRLVVIEAGRIVQSGAPARIAREPHTDYIADLMGLNRYTGSHMDGRVELDGGGVLHVDAAPADRVTVAFPPSATRLRPAPHPDDANPPNAWHATVAGAEQHAHTVRVTLDGPPRLLVDVTAAQFAEWDLRPGARVFCEVAADEIRCYTT, from the coding sequence ATGACCGACCACAGTGGCGAAGCACCGGTCGTGGAGGCTCGGATCCGGGTCGACCGCGGAGACTTTCGGCTGGACGTGGATCTGTCGGTGGCCGCCGGCGAGATCGTGGCGCTGCTGGGCCCCAACGGGGCGGGCAAGACCACGACACTTCGCGCCATCGCGGGACTGACGGCGTTGACCACCGGCGTGATCCGGGTCGACGGCCGGGACTGGGATCGGCCGAGCGACCGGTTCGTCGCGCCCGCCGACCGATCCATCGGGATGGTCTTTCAGGACTACCTGTTGTTTCCGCACATGACGATCCGCGACAACGTCGCCTTCGGCCTGCGGGCCCGAGGGGTCACGGCCAAGCAGTCCGGCAAGACCGCCGATCACTGGCTCGACGTCGTCGGGCTGTCGACGCATGCCGCGTCCAAACCCGGCGGGCTCTCGGGAGGTCAGGCACAACGGGCGGCACTTGCCCGCGCGTTGGCGATCGAACCGCGACTGCTGCTGCTCGACGAACCGTTGGCCGCATTGGACGCGGGAACCCGGATGGTGATTCGCGGTGAACTGTCACGGCACCTGGACCGGTTCTCCGGCGCCACCGTCATGGTCACCCACGATCCGTTGGACGCCATGATCCTGGCCGACCGACTGGTGGTGATCGAGGCCGGGCGCATCGTACAAAGCGGCGCTCCGGCCCGGATCGCGCGAGAACCGCACACCGACTACATCGCCGATCTGATGGGACTCAACCGGTACACCGGCTCTCATATGGATGGTCGGGTCGAGTTGGACGGCGGCGGGGTCCTCCACGTCGACGCCGCGCCCGCCGATCGGGTGACGGTCGCGTTTCCACCGTCGGCTACCCGGCTGCGTCCGGCACCGCATCCGGACGACGCGAACCCTCCCAACGCCTGGCACGCCACCGTCGCCGGCGCCGAACAGCACGCCCACACCGTGCGGGTGACACTTGACGGACCGCCGCGTCTGCTGGTGGATGTCACCGCCGCGCAGTTCGCCGAATGGGATCTGCGGCCCGGTGCCCGGGTGTTCTGCGAAGTGGCGGCCGATGAGATCCGGTGCTATACGACCTGA
- the thrC gene encoding threonine synthase: MSTSVSANPFTDSPAVGLICRNCQATYPLAAQHACWQCFGPLEVDYDLDALGRVTRADIEAGPHNIWRYAALLPAGVDPATRVTLNPGMTPLIKAEVLAAELGMKSLWVKDDSANPTHSFKDRVVSVALTAASQLGFERYACASTGNLANSVAAHAARAGRPSIVFIPHDLETGKVVTTAVYGGELVAIEGSYDDVNRLCSELTETDEFEATAFVNVNVRPYYAEGSKTLGYEVAEQLGWRIPEQVVIPMASGELLTKVDKAFTEMVEIGLIEGGESRVFGAQSAGCNPIATALRAGTDEIIPVKPTGIAKSLNIGDPAAGPYAIEAVRRTGGWMADVTDDEIRDGIRLLARTTGVFAETAGGVVVATLKKLLAEGRLDPAAETVIYNTGEGLKTLDAVAQAGPTHRIRPSLSAAKDAGLLSSF; encoded by the coding sequence GTGAGCACGTCTGTATCCGCCAACCCGTTCACCGACAGTCCTGCGGTCGGGTTGATCTGTCGCAACTGTCAAGCCACCTATCCGCTGGCCGCGCAGCACGCCTGCTGGCAGTGTTTCGGCCCGTTGGAGGTCGACTACGACCTCGACGCGTTGGGCCGCGTGACTCGCGCCGACATCGAGGCCGGTCCGCACAACATCTGGCGGTACGCGGCGTTGCTTCCCGCAGGTGTCGATCCGGCTACCCGGGTCACTCTCAACCCCGGTATGACCCCGCTGATCAAGGCCGAGGTTCTGGCTGCGGAGCTGGGCATGAAGTCGTTGTGGGTCAAGGACGACAGCGCCAACCCGACGCATTCCTTCAAGGACCGGGTGGTGTCGGTGGCGTTGACCGCCGCCTCTCAGTTGGGTTTCGAACGGTATGCCTGCGCCTCCACCGGGAACCTCGCCAATTCGGTCGCCGCGCACGCGGCCCGCGCCGGTCGTCCGTCGATTGTGTTCATCCCACATGATCTGGAGACCGGGAAGGTTGTCACCACCGCGGTCTACGGTGGTGAGTTGGTGGCGATCGAGGGTTCCTACGACGACGTCAACCGGTTGTGTTCGGAGCTGACCGAGACCGACGAGTTCGAGGCCACCGCCTTCGTCAACGTCAACGTGCGCCCGTACTACGCCGAGGGTTCCAAGACGCTCGGTTACGAGGTGGCGGAGCAGTTGGGGTGGCGGATTCCGGAGCAGGTGGTCATCCCGATGGCGTCGGGTGAGCTGCTCACCAAAGTGGACAAGGCTTTCACCGAGATGGTCGAGATCGGACTCATCGAGGGTGGTGAGTCGAGGGTATTCGGCGCTCAGTCGGCCGGGTGTAATCCGATCGCGACCGCGTTGCGGGCAGGCACCGACGAGATCATCCCGGTCAAGCCGACGGGTATCGCGAAGTCGTTGAACATCGGTGATCCCGCGGCGGGACCCTATGCGATCGAGGCGGTGCGGCGTACCGGCGGTTGGATGGCCGATGTGACCGATGACGAGATCCGCGACGGTATCCGGCTGTTGGCCCGCACCACCGGTGTCTTCGCCGAGACCGCCGGCGGTGTCGTGGTCGCGACCTTGAAGAAGCTGCTGGCCGAGGGGCGACTCGATCCGGCGGCAGAGACCGTCATCTACAACACCGGTGAGGGTTTGAAGACGCTGGATGCGGTGGCACAGGCCGGTCCGACCCATCGGATCCGTCCGTCGTTGTCGGCCGCGAAGGACGCCGGATTGTTGTCCTCGTTCTGA
- the modB gene encoding molybdate ABC transporter permease subunit: MTGSDETPPRPPKPRRGNRNRVPILLLIPAMLGLAVLTVPLLGLLLRAPWSELPQRLIGSEIGPALRLSLLCATIATIVCLVLGVPLAWVLARADIAGKSIIRALVTVPMVLPPIVGGVALLLVFGRRGVVGQYLDDWFGISLPFTTAGVVIAQAFVAMPFLVLSVEGAIRAADHRYEEAAATLGASKWFIFRRVTLPSLLPAVVAGTMLCWARALGEFGATITFAGNFPGRTTTMPLAVYMAMETDPQAAIVLSLVLLLVSVAVLAAMRDRWLTGLVSR; this comes from the coding sequence ATGACAGGCAGCGACGAGACCCCGCCCAGACCCCCGAAACCCCGACGCGGCAACCGAAACCGCGTGCCGATCCTACTGTTGATTCCGGCGATGCTGGGCTTGGCCGTGCTCACGGTGCCGCTGCTGGGACTGCTGTTGCGGGCACCGTGGTCGGAGCTTCCACAGCGGTTGATCGGTTCCGAGATCGGTCCGGCGCTGCGGTTGTCGCTGTTGTGCGCGACGATCGCCACGATCGTCTGTCTGGTGTTGGGGGTCCCGTTGGCCTGGGTGTTGGCACGAGCCGACATCGCCGGGAAGTCGATCATTCGGGCGTTGGTGACCGTTCCCATGGTGCTGCCCCCGATCGTGGGTGGGGTCGCGTTGCTGCTGGTGTTCGGCAGACGCGGAGTCGTCGGGCAGTACTTGGACGACTGGTTCGGTATCTCGTTGCCGTTCACGACCGCCGGAGTCGTCATCGCTCAGGCATTCGTGGCCATGCCGTTCCTGGTGTTGTCGGTCGAAGGTGCCATCCGGGCCGCGGATCATCGATATGAGGAGGCCGCCGCGACGCTGGGTGCGTCGAAGTGGTTCATCTTTCGGAGGGTGACCCTGCCCTCGCTGCTTCCGGCGGTCGTCGCCGGGACGATGCTGTGCTGGGCGCGTGCCCTCGGGGAATTCGGCGCCACCATCACCTTCGCCGGGAACTTTCCCGGCCGAACGACCACGATGCCGTTGGCCGTGTACATGGCGATGGAAACCGACCCGCAGGCGGCGATCGTGCTGAGTCTGGTGCTGCTGCTGGTATCGGTGGCGGTTCTGGCGGCCATGCGCGACAGGTGGCTCACCGGTCTGGTGTCGCGATGA
- a CDS encoding ABC transporter permease yields the protein MSTQVAPDGAAAGYRAHSTLTFGTEFRRQLTRRRTQWTLGLLALLPVVLYIAFTVGGDQARDGGGNGAFALADFGTFGAANFALFALLVTSGFLLIVVVALFCGDTIASEAQWGSLRYLLATPVPRGRLLAVKFTVGLAFSGLAMVVLTAASLLVGFLAYGWEPLVAPLGGEIAAADAVWRVLGVAGYLSVSMLVVASLAFLLSVMTDAPLAAVGGAVLLHIMSNILNAVTALGDLRDLLPTRYAQAWLGLLSEPAQYDDMVRGIVVSLIYASVFTVAAFIRFSRKDVTS from the coding sequence ATGAGTACACAGGTGGCTCCCGATGGAGCGGCGGCGGGTTACCGCGCGCACAGCACTCTCACCTTCGGCACCGAGTTCCGTCGCCAGCTGACCCGACGGCGTACTCAGTGGACATTGGGTCTGCTGGCGCTGCTGCCGGTCGTGTTGTACATCGCGTTCACCGTCGGTGGTGATCAGGCGCGCGATGGAGGCGGCAACGGCGCGTTCGCACTCGCCGACTTCGGCACCTTCGGGGCGGCGAACTTCGCCCTGTTCGCGCTGCTGGTGACCTCGGGTTTCCTGCTGATCGTGGTGGTCGCGTTGTTCTGCGGCGACACGATCGCCAGCGAAGCCCAGTGGGGCAGTCTTCGGTACCTGTTGGCCACTCCGGTACCTCGGGGACGGTTGTTGGCGGTCAAGTTCACCGTCGGTTTGGCGTTCTCGGGGCTGGCGATGGTGGTGCTCACCGCGGCCAGTCTGCTGGTGGGTTTCCTCGCCTACGGGTGGGAGCCGCTGGTCGCGCCGTTGGGCGGCGAGATCGCCGCCGCCGATGCCGTGTGGCGGGTTCTGGGCGTGGCCGGTTACCTGTCGGTGTCCATGCTGGTGGTCGCGTCCCTGGCGTTTCTGCTGTCGGTCATGACCGACGCACCGTTGGCGGCGGTGGGTGGCGCGGTGCTGCTGCACATCATGTCGAACATTCTGAACGCGGTGACCGCGCTGGGGGATCTGCGCGATCTGCTGCCCACCCGGTACGCGCAGGCGTGGTTGGGGCTGCTGTCGGAGCCGGCGCAGTACGACGACATGGTCCGCGGCATCGTGGTGTCGTTGATCTACGCGAGTGTGTTCACCGTCGCGGCGTTCATCCGGTTCAGTCGTAAGGACGTGACCTCTTAG
- the modA gene encoding molybdate ABC transporter substrate-binding protein, which translates to MTAHSTLRRALATLGVAAVAATGCTAADATDADTITVFAAASLTEVFTDLGERFEADNPGTTVNFSFAGSSGLAQQILGGAPADVFASAATTNMDQVSAETASAPRVFATNELEIAVPPGNPGDVTGLADFADPDLTIAICEASVPCGQAATAAFEAAGITPQPDTLERDVKAVVTKVVLGEVDAGLVYRTDVLAADVTGITFPESAHARNDYPIATLKTASHPNLAESFVEYVLSEVGHEVLSAAGFTTP; encoded by the coding sequence ATGACCGCGCATTCCACGCTGCGACGCGCACTCGCCACACTGGGGGTCGCCGCGGTGGCCGCCACCGGCTGCACCGCCGCCGACGCCACCGATGCCGACACCATCACCGTCTTCGCCGCGGCATCGTTGACCGAGGTCTTCACCGACCTGGGTGAGCGATTCGAAGCGGACAATCCCGGGACCACGGTGAACTTCAGTTTCGCCGGCAGTTCCGGACTGGCTCAACAGATCCTCGGCGGAGCACCGGCCGACGTGTTCGCCTCGGCCGCCACGACCAATATGGACCAGGTATCGGCCGAGACCGCGTCGGCTCCGAGGGTGTTCGCCACCAACGAATTGGAAATCGCGGTACCGCCGGGAAATCCCGGTGACGTCACCGGACTGGCCGACTTCGCGGACCCGGACCTGACGATCGCGATCTGCGAGGCAAGTGTTCCCTGTGGACAGGCGGCCACCGCCGCGTTCGAGGCCGCCGGGATCACACCGCAACCGGACACCCTGGAACGGGATGTCAAGGCGGTGGTCACGAAGGTGGTGCTGGGCGAGGTCGACGCCGGACTGGTGTACCGCACCGACGTGCTGGCCGCCGACGTCACCGGCATCACGTTCCCGGAGTCGGCACACGCGCGCAACGACTATCCCATCGCGACATTGAAGACGGCGTCCCATCCCAACCTCGCCGAATCGTTCGTCGAGTATGTACTGTCCGAGGTCGGGCACGAGGTACTGTCCGCGGCCGGGTTCACCACACCATGA
- a CDS encoding GNAT family N-acetyltransferase codes for MTQLEFSVLDVLDHAAVDEWSALLDYSNQVDSPDYPPGAPAARVMGLLRSAEAVRFDHILARRDGQLVGTAEMIMPRLDNEHLVEFELEVHPDHRRSGVGAALLAEVERRGREAGRRTFIVYTPVQVEGGPARTGVGARFAEANGYEAGLDEIQRVIDLSTVDQAEVDRLLAEAWQKAADYDLVQWVSRAPNDVVDAVAYLDGRLNLDAPIGDLEMEQAKVDAARIRDQERNRVLRGQQAFNTALRHRETGTLAGWTDIVVNGTDEINCWQGTTIVDPDHRGKRIGTILKIENLRLVGEYRPKMRMVRTWNAESNAHMININEAVGYRAVDRWIAFQKKFA; via the coding sequence ATGACCCAGCTTGAATTCAGCGTCCTCGACGTACTCGATCACGCCGCCGTCGACGAGTGGTCTGCTCTACTCGACTACAGCAACCAGGTGGATTCACCGGATTATCCGCCCGGGGCTCCGGCGGCCCGGGTCATGGGTTTGCTGCGGTCGGCCGAGGCCGTCCGGTTTGACCACATACTGGCCCGCAGGGATGGGCAACTCGTCGGCACCGCCGAGATGATCATGCCGCGGCTGGACAACGAACACCTGGTGGAGTTCGAGCTGGAGGTGCATCCCGATCACCGGCGCAGCGGAGTCGGGGCGGCTCTACTGGCCGAAGTGGAGCGTCGCGGTCGGGAGGCCGGACGGCGCACCTTCATCGTCTACACCCCGGTGCAGGTCGAGGGGGGTCCGGCGCGAACCGGTGTCGGCGCACGGTTTGCCGAGGCCAACGGTTATGAGGCGGGCTTGGACGAGATCCAGCGGGTGATCGATCTGTCGACGGTCGACCAGGCCGAGGTGGACCGGTTGCTGGCCGAGGCCTGGCAGAAGGCGGCCGACTATGACCTGGTGCAGTGGGTGAGCCGGGCACCCAACGACGTGGTCGATGCCGTCGCCTACCTCGACGGTCGGCTCAACCTCGATGCGCCCATCGGTGATCTGGAGATGGAGCAGGCCAAGGTCGATGCCGCCCGTATCCGAGACCAGGAGCGCAATCGGGTGCTGCGTGGCCAGCAGGCGTTCAACACCGCATTGCGTCACCGGGAGACCGGGACACTGGCCGGTTGGACCGACATCGTCGTCAACGGCACCGACGAGATCAACTGCTGGCAGGGGACCACGATCGTCGACCCCGATCACCGTGGAAAACGCATCGGCACGATCCTTAAGATCGAGAACCTTCGCCTGGTCGGTGAGTACCGCCCGAAGATGCGGATGGTACGAACCTGGAACGCCGAGAGCAACGCCCACATGATCAACATCAACGAGGCCGTCGGTTACCGAGCGGTCGACCGGTGGATCGCCTTCCAGAAGAAGTTCGCCTAG
- a CDS encoding TOBE domain-containing protein translates to MPNLRISEAAALLGVSDDTIRRWIDQGRLTAQRDGPMTVSGGELAELAQELADAPDPGVARAASARNRLKGIVTRVVKDGVMAQVEMQAGPFRIVSLMSRDSAEELELEPGSIAVASIKSTQVVVEIPE, encoded by the coding sequence ATGCCGAATCTTCGGATCAGTGAAGCCGCCGCGCTGCTGGGTGTCAGCGACGACACAATCCGCCGCTGGATCGACCAGGGCCGACTGACGGCCCAACGTGACGGACCCATGACGGTCTCGGGTGGCGAACTGGCCGAACTGGCCCAGGAACTCGCCGACGCCCCCGACCCCGGCGTCGCCCGCGCCGCCTCGGCGCGCAACCGGCTCAAGGGCATCGTCACCCGAGTGGTCAAGGACGGTGTCATGGCCCAGGTCGAGATGCAGGCGGGGCCGTTTCGGATCGTGTCGCTGATGAGCCGGGACTCCGCCGAGGAACTGGAGCTCGAACCCGGCAGCATCGCCGTCGCCTCCATCAAGTCCACTCAAGTCGTCGTCGAGATCCCGGAGTAA